In Micromonospora sp. WMMA1363, a genomic segment contains:
- a CDS encoding nuclear transport factor 2 family protein, which translates to MDVTGAAAGGSGPLSAVVSEYYRNIDHRNVEAALSCFAPDAVYRRPGYDAFVGFQAISTFYHGVRVISRGRHDLESIVEDADTVAVRGSCRGTSHAGDPFAVRFADFWRFSGLLVVERNTYFDAAAV; encoded by the coding sequence GTGGACGTGACCGGTGCGGCTGCCGGAGGATCCGGTCCACTGTCCGCTGTGGTCAGCGAATATTACCGCAACATCGACCATCGGAATGTCGAAGCGGCGTTGTCCTGCTTCGCGCCGGACGCGGTCTACCGCCGTCCCGGATACGACGCGTTCGTCGGCTTCCAGGCCATCAGCACGTTCTATCACGGCGTCCGGGTGATATCCCGCGGCCGGCACGACCTGGAGTCCATCGTGGAGGATGCGGACACGGTGGCCGTTCGAGGCAGCTGCCGCGGGACCTCGCATGCCGGTGACCCGTTCGCGGTACGTTTCGCCGACTTCTGGCGTTTCTCCGGTCTCCTGGTGGTCGAACGAAATACGTATTTCGACGCGGCAGCCGTCTGA
- a CDS encoding carbamoyltransferase N-terminal domain-containing protein: MHRFVGRPEFARPENASRGVSSFFWQIFNGSSGSLDRCPSGKGEPVLICGIKASHDGAVAVIEDGRLRFSVETEKLDNGARYSSLDDLRRVVDILASEGLSPADVDQFVVDGWYTTGASGARAVTLHDGDRPVELAVAPYVESPGDEGPLQRHRFDGPFIGGVGHVSFNHVTNHLLGAYCASPIAARGEDALALMWDGGIVPRLYQVRADSREVTLVSALMPITGNSFADFSAAFGPFSADVSGLSADEVIRHHLSIAGKAMAYAALGKAEPDAFSLLDELISGFPGVDTENARILGSKVASNRDELMPGMSDADIIATFQDYLGRRLLDRLAAVVERRFPGQRTNLVLGGGCALNIKWNSAIRASGLFQDVFVPPFPNDAGAAIGTAVCESFHRGNLTLEWDVRSGPTLVAGPVPGGWQAQPCDERQLAHLLHTEGEPVVVLSGRAELGPRALGNRSILAPATEPGMKARLNAIKNRADYRPVAPICLEARAPEVFDPGTPDPYMLFEHRMRPGWAERVPAVVHLDGTARLQTIDERQQAATARVLAAYAEISGVPVLCNTSANFEGRGFFPDVASAARWGGTRYIWSEGVLYTNPVAVTGAPSTEVGRLRCRAQGRMTVESAAALHADAPTDSHRHQPEAG; encoded by the coding sequence GTGCATCGATTCGTTGGTCGGCCGGAATTCGCGCGGCCGGAGAATGCTTCGCGAGGCGTTAGCTCATTCTTTTGGCAAATCTTCAACGGCTCATCAGGATCACTGGACCGGTGTCCGAGTGGCAAAGGGGAACCTGTGCTCATCTGCGGTATCAAGGCGTCGCACGACGGCGCGGTTGCGGTCATAGAGGACGGTCGCCTCCGGTTCAGCGTCGAAACGGAGAAGCTTGATAACGGCGCCCGCTACAGTTCCCTGGATGACCTGCGACGCGTAGTCGATATTCTCGCCAGCGAGGGACTGTCACCGGCCGACGTCGACCAGTTCGTTGTGGACGGGTGGTACACGACCGGCGCGAGTGGCGCCCGCGCCGTCACGCTGCACGACGGAGACCGGCCGGTGGAGCTGGCCGTCGCGCCCTACGTGGAAAGCCCCGGCGACGAGGGACCGCTGCAGCGGCACCGGTTCGACGGCCCCTTCATAGGCGGCGTCGGACACGTCAGCTTCAACCATGTGACCAACCACCTTCTCGGCGCGTACTGTGCCAGCCCCATCGCCGCCCGTGGCGAGGACGCGCTCGCCCTGATGTGGGACGGCGGCATCGTGCCGCGGCTCTACCAGGTGCGGGCCGACAGCCGCGAGGTGACACTGGTATCTGCTCTGATGCCCATCACGGGCAACAGCTTCGCGGACTTCTCCGCCGCGTTCGGGCCGTTCTCGGCTGACGTCAGCGGACTGTCTGCAGACGAGGTGATACGTCATCACCTCTCCATTGCGGGGAAGGCGATGGCGTATGCGGCGCTGGGCAAGGCCGAGCCTGACGCGTTCTCCCTCCTCGACGAACTCATCTCCGGCTTCCCCGGCGTCGACACGGAAAACGCGCGCATTCTCGGCTCGAAGGTCGCGTCGAACCGGGACGAGCTCATGCCGGGGATGTCCGACGCCGACATCATCGCCACCTTCCAGGACTACCTCGGCCGGAGGCTACTCGATCGCCTCGCGGCGGTGGTGGAGCGGCGGTTCCCGGGACAGCGCACCAATCTGGTACTCGGCGGGGGCTGCGCGCTCAACATCAAGTGGAACAGTGCGATCCGCGCCAGCGGGCTCTTCCAGGATGTGTTCGTCCCGCCGTTCCCGAACGACGCCGGAGCGGCAATCGGCACGGCCGTGTGCGAGTCGTTCCACCGCGGAAACCTCACGTTGGAGTGGGATGTCCGCAGCGGACCGACGCTGGTTGCCGGGCCGGTACCCGGCGGATGGCAGGCTCAGCCCTGCGACGAGCGGCAGCTGGCGCACCTGCTGCACACCGAGGGCGAGCCGGTGGTCGTCCTGTCGGGCCGTGCCGAACTGGGCCCGCGGGCCCTGGGCAACCGGAGCATCCTGGCACCCGCCACCGAACCCGGGATGAAGGCGCGGCTCAACGCGATCAAAAACCGGGCCGACTACCGGCCGGTGGCTCCGATCTGCCTCGAGGCTCGCGCGCCCGAGGTGTTCGACCCCGGCACGCCGGACCCGTACATGCTGTTCGAGCACCGCATGCGGCCCGGGTGGGCCGAGCGCGTCCCGGCCGTCGTTCACCTGGACGGCACCGCCAGGCTACAGACCATCGACGAGCGTCAGCAGGCCGCCACGGCCCGCGTCCTGGCTGCGTACGCGGAGATTAGTGGTGTACCCGTACTGTGCAACACCAGCGCGAACTTCGAGGGACGCGGCTTCTTCCCCGACGTCGCCTCGGCCGCGCGCTGGGGCGGAACGCGTTACATCTGGTCGGAAGGCGTGCTGTACACCAACCCGGTCGCCGTGACGGGCGCGCCGAGCACCGAGGTCGGGCGGCTGCGATGCCGGGCGCAGGGTCGGATGACGGTCGAGAGCGCCGCGGCTTTGCACGCGGATGCCCCGACCGACTCCCATCGGCACCAGCCGGAGGCCGGCTAA
- a CDS encoding ABC transporter ATP-binding protein encodes MRRNASGVAASFTLLSVWQLSEAMVPVVVGALIDHAVVSGSVGALVTWGSLLALVFASLMFAYRCGALVAYRIDQFEANRLRSEIARHVLRPRGARTGMLPGATLSLATGDADGVGTLAQSAAYTFASASAVAVSAVVLLRIDVVIGLTVLLGAPLVLFITQLVTPVISRRSVDQRSRIAATSAAAADLVRGLRVIKGIGAENEAVARYRERSQVAKVAGIRVAGSQALMKAMSTGLSGLFLAAVTLLAGERALEHSITIGQLIAIVGLTQFYAVPIQTLGQVGALVAESHASAARIVDFLRTPPLLTAGTAHPPLAVPEISLDRVTAGALHDFSLASRPGELLCLAVDDPAATRTLMQLLVGEVPAEDVTGGVRLDGVAISELSFAARHERLLVNPHQTDLLHGTLRSNLDSDGRHDDAELARILDAAAAHDIVRLYDSGLDQRVAAKGSTYSGGQRQRIALARALAADPSILVLDNPTTAVDAVTEQRIAVGIKALRHQSGSRTTWVFTTSPALLAQADRVVHVEDGRVAGVGTHRKLLSHPSYEELVLR; translated from the coding sequence ATGCGCCGCAACGCTTCCGGAGTGGCGGCGTCCTTCACCCTGCTCTCGGTGTGGCAGCTGTCCGAGGCGATGGTTCCCGTCGTGGTCGGCGCGCTCATCGACCACGCGGTCGTATCGGGCAGCGTCGGCGCCCTGGTCACGTGGGGGTCGCTGTTGGCCCTGGTATTCGCCTCGCTGATGTTCGCCTATCGGTGCGGCGCGCTCGTCGCGTACCGGATCGATCAGTTCGAGGCAAATCGGCTCCGATCCGAAATCGCCCGGCACGTGCTTCGTCCGCGCGGTGCGCGTACCGGCATGCTGCCCGGCGCGACCCTCTCCCTGGCCACCGGCGATGCCGACGGCGTCGGCACGCTGGCCCAGTCGGCCGCGTACACGTTCGCCTCCGCCAGCGCCGTGGCGGTAAGCGCCGTCGTGCTCCTACGCATCGATGTCGTCATCGGGCTAACCGTGTTGCTCGGCGCGCCTCTCGTACTGTTCATCACCCAGCTGGTCACGCCGGTGATCTCCCGTCGCAGCGTTGATCAGCGCAGCCGGATCGCCGCCACCAGCGCGGCGGCCGCTGATCTGGTGCGCGGTCTGCGGGTCATCAAGGGCATCGGCGCCGAAAACGAAGCCGTCGCGCGCTACCGGGAGCGAAGCCAGGTCGCCAAGGTCGCAGGCATCCGGGTGGCCGGATCCCAGGCGCTCATGAAAGCGATGTCCACCGGTCTCAGTGGGCTGTTCCTGGCCGCGGTCACCCTGCTCGCCGGCGAACGGGCGTTGGAGCACTCCATCACCATCGGCCAGCTGATCGCGATCGTCGGCCTCACCCAGTTCTACGCGGTCCCCATCCAGACCCTCGGTCAGGTCGGCGCCCTGGTGGCGGAGAGCCACGCCTCGGCCGCCCGGATCGTCGACTTCCTGCGCACGCCACCGTTGCTGACGGCCGGAACCGCGCATCCGCCGCTCGCCGTACCGGAGATCTCCCTGGACCGGGTGACCGCCGGCGCGCTGCACGATTTCTCCCTCGCATCGCGGCCGGGCGAACTGCTCTGCCTCGCGGTCGACGACCCAGCCGCTACCAGAACCCTGATGCAACTGCTGGTCGGCGAGGTTCCCGCCGAGGACGTCACCGGCGGGGTCCGCCTCGACGGGGTGGCGATCAGCGAGCTGAGCTTCGCGGCGCGCCACGAACGCCTACTGGTGAATCCCCATCAGACCGACCTGCTTCACGGAACGCTGCGCAGCAACCTCGACTCGGACGGCCGGCATGACGACGCCGAACTCGCACGGATCCTCGACGCCGCGGCAGCGCACGACATCGTGCGCCTGTACGACAGTGGCCTTGACCAACGGGTGGCAGCGAAAGGCAGCACCTACTCCGGCGGGCAGCGGCAACGGATCGCGCTCGCCCGGGCGCTGGCGGCCGATCCCTCGATCCTCGTGCTGGACAATCCGACCACCGCGGTGGACGCGGTGACGGAGCAGCGGATCGCGGTTGGCATCAAGGCACTGCGTCACCAGTCGGGCTCGCGCACGACCTGGGTGTTCACCACCAGCCCGGCGCTGCTGGCCCAAGCCGACCGGGTGGTGCATGTGGAAGACGGCCGGGTGGCGGGTGTCGGGACCCACCGGAAGTTGCTCAGCCATCCGTCGTACGAGGAGCTGGTGTTGCGATGA
- a CDS encoding ABC transporter ATP-binding protein: MRQDAQLLPIATARQTYSFVRRMLAADPGASAIMALMFVLAGAAGLVAPWILGAITDDVGVDRNALVSSVLFIAGAAVAGALFGGVAVVMLARVGEPALAELREQVLSRALHLPADRIERSTTGDLLSRLSDDVRTVSDGMKGAVPVIANAAVAVVFTIAGVLALDWRLGLAILAAAPVYVLSVRWYLPRSRPLYREQRIAHGERAEALLTGVNGAPTARAFGIDAALLRQIDDTSKRSADVSVSVYRLSLGFLNRNNLAEFTGLAMVLCVGFLVMRGHATTVGAVTAAALYFLRLFAPIGGLLFTLDRFQSMGAALSRLVGIASLPRSAAPDGDTMVKQGEITLVGVGHEYLPGKPVLHDINLRIAAGERIALVGATGAGKTTLGAIAAGMLRPTSGTVLVDTKPRDPALSTAHSRVFLVTQDAHAFAGTVRDFLTLAKPEAGDEAVQQALTATFADRWVAALPDGVDTVIGDAGHQLTPDQVQHLALARIVLGDPWFVVMDEATAEAGSTGARVLERATEAAMRGRTALVVAHRLTQARLADRILVMRDGKIVEEGTHDRLLALDGRYAELWRAWSGSRMG, translated from the coding sequence ATGAGGCAGGACGCGCAGCTCCTGCCGATCGCCACCGCCCGGCAGACGTACTCGTTCGTGCGGCGCATGCTGGCGGCCGACCCCGGGGCGAGCGCGATCATGGCTCTCATGTTCGTCCTGGCGGGCGCCGCCGGCCTCGTCGCCCCCTGGATCCTCGGCGCGATCACCGACGACGTCGGGGTCGACCGAAACGCCCTCGTGTCCTCCGTGCTGTTCATCGCCGGTGCCGCCGTGGCGGGCGCGCTGTTCGGCGGTGTGGCCGTGGTCATGCTAGCGCGGGTGGGTGAGCCTGCTTTGGCCGAATTGCGGGAGCAGGTGCTCAGCCGGGCCCTGCACCTGCCCGCCGACCGGATCGAGCGCTCCACCACTGGTGATCTGCTCTCTCGGCTCTCCGACGACGTACGGACAGTGTCCGACGGGATGAAGGGCGCCGTGCCGGTGATCGCGAACGCAGCCGTCGCCGTCGTGTTCACGATTGCCGGTGTGCTGGCCCTCGACTGGCGCCTCGGACTGGCCATACTCGCCGCAGCGCCGGTGTATGTCCTGAGCGTGCGTTGGTACCTGCCGCGCTCGCGCCCGCTCTACCGCGAGCAGCGGATCGCCCACGGAGAACGCGCCGAAGCACTCCTCACCGGTGTCAACGGTGCCCCCACGGCCCGGGCGTTCGGGATCGATGCCGCGCTGCTACGGCAGATCGACGACACCTCCAAGCGCTCCGCGGACGTGTCGGTCTCGGTCTACCGGCTCAGCCTCGGGTTCCTCAACCGCAACAACCTGGCTGAGTTCACCGGGCTGGCCATGGTGCTGTGCGTGGGGTTCCTGGTCATGCGCGGCCACGCCACGACGGTCGGCGCCGTCACTGCCGCCGCGCTGTACTTCCTTCGACTGTTCGCTCCGATCGGCGGGCTGCTCTTCACCCTCGACCGCTTCCAGTCGATGGGCGCGGCGCTGTCCCGGCTCGTTGGCATCGCCTCTCTGCCGCGATCAGCTGCGCCGGACGGGGACACCATGGTCAAACAGGGCGAGATCACTCTCGTCGGGGTCGGTCACGAATACCTGCCCGGCAAGCCGGTCCTACACGACATCAACCTGCGGATCGCCGCCGGAGAGCGGATCGCCCTGGTCGGGGCGACCGGCGCGGGCAAGACGACTCTCGGCGCTATCGCCGCCGGGATGCTGCGACCCACTTCGGGTACGGTGCTGGTCGACACCAAGCCACGCGACCCCGCCTTATCAACAGCGCACTCCCGGGTGTTCCTGGTCACCCAGGACGCCCATGCCTTCGCCGGAACCGTACGGGACTTCCTGACGCTCGCGAAGCCCGAGGCCGGTGACGAGGCCGTCCAGCAGGCACTCACCGCCACCTTCGCGGACCGGTGGGTCGCCGCGCTGCCCGACGGAGTCGACACGGTCATCGGGGACGCCGGGCACCAGCTGACACCCGATCAGGTACAACACCTCGCGCTAGCGCGGATCGTACTCGGCGATCCGTGGTTCGTCGTGATGGACGAGGCCACGGCGGAAGCCGGTTCGACAGGTGCCCGCGTCCTCGAGCGAGCCACCGAGGCGGCGATGCGGGGGCGTACCGCCCTCGTGGTGGCCCACCGCCTGACCCAGGCTCGGTTGGCCGACCGGATCCTCGTCATGCGCGACGGAAAGATCGTCGAGGAGGGAACCCATGACCGACTGCTGGCGCTCGATGGTCGCTACGCCGAACTCTGGCGGGCGTGGAGTGGGAGCCGTATGGGATGA
- a CDS encoding SDR family oxidoreductase, whose protein sequence is MDLGLTDRVYVVSGGTRGLGFAVARSLTAEGARVVVSGRDAGRLAAAVEALGAPQAAGVLADNADPTSPARLVAAALDRWERLDGALINGGGPPLGSVLEISDDTWRHSFESVFLGAVRVARAIAENLAEDGSIAFVLSTSVHVPIPGLDISNGLRPGLAMVTRTMATRLGSRGIRVNALLPGRITTERTSYVDGGPAGSTTAAIPLGRSGDPSEFGRVAAFVLSPAASYLSGALIPVDGGASA, encoded by the coding sequence ATGGACCTGGGGCTTACAGACCGCGTCTACGTCGTCAGCGGCGGCACCCGCGGCCTGGGATTCGCCGTCGCGCGGTCGCTGACGGCTGAGGGAGCACGGGTGGTGGTGTCGGGGCGGGACGCAGGGCGCCTTGCCGCCGCGGTCGAGGCGCTCGGCGCGCCGCAGGCCGCGGGAGTCCTGGCCGACAATGCCGACCCGACGAGTCCGGCGCGTCTGGTGGCCGCGGCCCTCGACCGTTGGGAGCGCCTCGACGGGGCGCTCATCAACGGCGGAGGGCCGCCGCTCGGAAGCGTGCTGGAGATTTCCGACGACACCTGGCGGCACTCGTTCGAATCAGTGTTCCTCGGAGCTGTTCGGGTGGCACGGGCGATCGCCGAGAACCTCGCGGAGGACGGCTCGATCGCCTTCGTCCTATCCACCTCGGTGCACGTTCCGATCCCCGGGCTCGACATCTCGAACGGCCTACGGCCCGGCCTTGCCATGGTGACAAGGACCATGGCGACCCGGCTTGGCAGCCGTGGCATCAGAGTCAACGCGTTGCTGCCCGGACGCATCACCACGGAACGCACCAGCTACGTCGACGGGGGCCCCGCCGGTTCCACGACTGCGGCGATCCCGCTGGGACGCTCGGGCGATCCCAGTGAATTCGGCCGGGTCGCGGCTTTCGTACTCTCGCCGGCCGCATCCTATCTGAGTGGTGCGCTGATCCCCGTGGACGGAGGGGCGTCCGCGTGA
- a CDS encoding condensation domain-containing protein, translating to MTTAPYFLNIPFKGTRSGVFPLTWGQHWVWESVVARAPHYADLSGSYIVAVPGGCGISAVTNGLAAVLNRYETFRSKYSITADGVPQQMVFAEGHLRVEVRDVDAVDAKEAAATAEAEFNNLPFTLPELSLRTTVIASDGIPRFVVLCAFHMAMDCHGMVSVLDDFRSFLSGRSSDAVDSAPGKLTHPADRALEEQDAKGVQRSARGVRYWEKELAKFPDDPLPYAGRRPESPRYKTFAMHSSAVRVASLTLAQELGVSTSSVILAFAASLLAKRSGSQTCGIVLAASHRYDPESMRYAGTLVQGVPAALDVSEMSPHRLISRCHRTGMLAALAGHCHPDDLTQMLRDSYGAEAAETMLACVFNLNLSAVEGSVDQGDTRATRVEAERLLTGSRYEYVGGTPVENERFYLDAHGDATDFFITLRADTAALTSAEIVEFLRNLERSLLDCLPHSVVA from the coding sequence GTGACCACCGCACCCTACTTTCTGAACATTCCGTTCAAGGGAACACGCTCAGGAGTTTTCCCGCTCACCTGGGGACAGCACTGGGTATGGGAGTCGGTGGTGGCGCGGGCTCCCCACTATGCCGATCTGAGTGGCAGCTACATCGTCGCGGTGCCCGGCGGGTGCGGCATCTCCGCCGTCACCAACGGTCTTGCTGCGGTTCTCAACCGATACGAGACATTCAGATCCAAGTACTCCATCACTGCCGACGGGGTGCCCCAACAGATGGTTTTCGCCGAGGGTCACCTCCGGGTCGAGGTGCGGGACGTCGACGCGGTCGACGCGAAAGAAGCCGCCGCTACCGCCGAAGCGGAGTTCAACAACCTGCCCTTCACCCTGCCCGAGCTGTCCCTCCGGACAACCGTGATCGCCTCGGACGGCATTCCGAGGTTCGTCGTCCTGTGCGCCTTCCATATGGCCATGGACTGCCACGGCATGGTTTCCGTCCTGGACGACTTCCGGTCCTTCCTGAGCGGACGGTCGTCCGACGCGGTCGACTCGGCACCCGGAAAGTTGACCCACCCGGCGGACCGTGCACTCGAAGAGCAGGACGCCAAGGGCGTGCAGCGCTCGGCGCGCGGCGTCCGGTACTGGGAGAAGGAACTCGCGAAGTTTCCCGACGATCCGCTTCCCTATGCGGGTCGCCGCCCAGAGAGTCCGCGGTACAAGACGTTCGCGATGCACTCCTCCGCGGTGCGCGTCGCGTCCCTGACACTCGCTCAGGAACTGGGAGTAAGCACCTCGTCGGTCATCCTCGCCTTTGCCGCGTCGCTACTCGCCAAGAGGAGCGGGAGCCAGACGTGCGGCATCGTCCTGGCGGCGAGCCACCGATACGACCCCGAGTCCATGCGGTACGCCGGCACCCTGGTCCAGGGCGTGCCGGCCGCCCTTGACGTTTCGGAGATGTCGCCGCACAGGCTCATCTCCCGGTGTCACCGAACGGGAATGCTTGCGGCCCTGGCCGGGCACTGCCACCCCGACGACCTAACCCAGATGCTTCGCGATTCATACGGTGCGGAGGCGGCCGAGACCATGTTGGCCTGCGTGTTTAACCTCAACCTCTCTGCGGTCGAGGGCTCAGTGGACCAGGGCGATACGCGAGCTACCAGGGTCGAGGCCGAACGTCTTCTGACGGGATCGCGGTACGAGTACGTCGGTGGGACTCCCGTGGAGAACGAGCGGTTCTACCTCGACGCGCACGGCGACGCGACGGACTTCTTCATTACCTTGCGGGCGGATACCGCGGCACTCACGTCTGCCGAGATCGTGGAGTTCCTGCGGAATCTCGAGCGTTCCCTTCTCGACTGTCTGCCCCATTCCGTCGTGGCCTGA
- a CDS encoding phosphopantetheine-binding protein, whose amino-acid sequence MTQPDNVDLSDAVQPYIAPRTEVEHLIADVWAEALGRDRIGVHDDFFDLGGQSLQVTRVINRIQLLTGLEVDLRAFFEAPTVAGLADHVLEQFAALPESEKNRAEA is encoded by the coding sequence ATGACACAGCCGGACAACGTCGACCTCTCCGATGCCGTTCAGCCATATATCGCGCCGCGCACCGAGGTTGAACATCTCATCGCCGATGTCTGGGCCGAAGCCCTCGGCCGAGACCGGATCGGTGTTCACGATGACTTCTTCGATCTCGGCGGGCAGTCCCTCCAGGTGACCCGGGTCATCAACCGGATCCAGTTGCTCACCGGATTGGAGGTGGATCTGCGGGCGTTCTTCGAGGCCCCCACAGTGGCCGGCCTCGCGGACCACGTACTGGAGCAGTTCGCCGCGCTTCCAGAATCTGAGAAAAATCGCGCCGAAGCCTGA